A window of Phoenix dactylifera cultivar Barhee BC4 unplaced genomic scaffold, palm_55x_up_171113_PBpolish2nd_filt_p 000288F, whole genome shotgun sequence contains these coding sequences:
- the LOC120105455 gene encoding cytochrome P450 704C1-like, protein MQYLHAALTETLRIYPAVPEDPKICFSDDTLPGGFDVKKGDMVCFLPYSMGRMKVLLGVDAEVFRPERWLDENGVSDLRNPSSSLPFRLAQA, encoded by the exons ATGCAGTATCTCCATGCAGCTCTGACTGAGACACTGAGGATATATCCTGCTGTCCCTGAG GACCCAAAGATTTGTTTCTCTGATGACACTCTGCCGGGTGGATTCGATGTAAAGAAAGGGGACATGGTATGCTTTCTACCTTATTCGATGGGGAGAATGAAAGTCCTGTTGGGAGTGGATGCAGAAGTTTTCCGTCCGGAGAGATGGCTCGATGAAAATGGGGTTTCCGACCTGAGAAACCCTTCAAGTTCACTGCCTTTCAG GCTTGCTCAAGCTTGA